In Lineus longissimus chromosome 7, tnLinLong1.2, whole genome shotgun sequence, a genomic segment contains:
- the LOC135491600 gene encoding putative nuclease HARBI1 has product MAVALLLEDENRRALRRNRIIRDRIHPLELYDDVDMIKRYRMPRHVLLEVVDMIGNDLDHPTRRNHAIPPTLQVLCALRYFANGNFQYVSGDLCGISQSSVSRIILRVATALTAVAPNVITFPRHPYRLQAIKEGFYSPRRRIPNVIGCVDGSLVPIVTPSLHEDAYVSRKHSHAINVQGICDSDMKFTNLVARWPGLLMMHLSGIIVTLAHVLSMENFPLASCSETVHIRCALGFLPLSSTLETKRKGVITGITEGLDRRLKGHLVDGK; this is encoded by the coding sequence ATGGCTGTCGCATTGCTGCTCGAAGACGAAAACAGGAGGGCTTTACGCCGAAATCGCATCATTAGGGACCGTATTCATCCTTTGGAATTGTACGATGACGTAGACATGATCAAACGATATCGCATGCCACGACATGTGTTGCTTGAAGTGGTGGACATGATAGGGAATGACTTAGACCATCCCACACGGCGAAACCATGCGATTCCTCCCACGTTACAAGTACTGTGTGCATTGCGATACTTTGCCAATGGAAACTTTCAGTATGTGAGTGGTGACCTCTGTGGCATTTCTCAGAGCTCGGTTTCCCGTATAATTCTGAGGGTAGCAACTGCCCTCACTGCAGTCGCTCCAAACGTCATTACCTTCCCTAGACATCCATATAGACTACAAGCCATTAAAGAAGGCTTCTATAGTCCGCGTCGTCGCATTCCTAATGTGATCGGTTGTGTTGATGGAAGTCTTGTGCCAATCGTGACACCATCATTACATGAAGATGCGTATGTTTCAAGAAAGCATTCTCATGCAATAAACGTTCAGGGCATATGTGATAGTGACATGAAGTTCACAAATTTGGTAGCCCGATGGCCTGGGCTACTCATGATGCATTTATCTGGAATAATTGTCACCTTAGCACACGTTTTGAGCATGGAGAATTTCCCGTTGGCCAGCTGCTCGGAGACCGTGCATATCCGCTGCGCCCTTGGCTTCTTACCCCTATCCAGCACCCTAGAGACGAAGCGGAAAGGAGTTATAACAGGAATCACAGAAGGACTCGACAGAAGATTGAAGGGACATTTGGTAGATGGAAAATGA